Proteins from a single region of Nitrososphaerota archaeon:
- a CDS encoding ABC transporter ATP-binding protein, producing MTLRGMYIGDDDPDSRKDRKYSDGFLLRRLVGYVLGYKRDLAVSLGGLLFTAAAGIVGPVLLGFAIDAMVAGNLGGVATFAGSYAILYLANYVADNRRTYTMQLVGQNSLRDIRRDAFDHLQRLSQSYFSTRETGRIMSYIMNDVDAVEDFVTFQLPQVLSGFLTIISIVLIMLFFNLELSLVSFVVIPILVAVTFVFQGKITRNFVETRKKIAMVTAKLQEGISGVRVTQAFVSEGRVSENFDAVNNENMLANLRANKYTSAFNSVVQVIEALGLALVIWFGGTEVLAGHMLVGTLVTFMLYVNAFFNPIIQLTTFYNSFQSAVTGLDRVTQLVNAEIQVKEPETPLTLDGGVGWGVELKEVTFGYSDDLPVLRGVSLKVEPGEVVAVVGATGAGKSSIVNLVERFYDPQRGEVLVGGKDVRRLRFADFRSRISAVPQDPFLFESTVADNIRYGKPGASLEQVRFVSKSLGVDEFVASLPDGYDTMVAEGATNLSMGQKQLICFARALLPDPKILILDEATSGIDPFTELRVQRALASMVRGRTTMIIAHRLSTIRLADRIVVLDSGRVVEEGTFEQLMSRPDGTFAKMYALQTQQG from the coding sequence GTGACGCTGCGGGGGATGTACATCGGGGACGACGACCCCGACTCGCGGAAAGACCGGAAGTACAGCGATGGGTTCCTCCTGCGCCGACTGGTGGGGTACGTCTTAGGGTACAAGCGGGACTTGGCGGTGAGCCTTGGTGGCCTTCTTTTCACCGCGGCCGCGGGAATAGTAGGACCCGTCCTGCTGGGGTTCGCCATAGACGCCATGGTGGCTGGGAACCTCGGAGGGGTGGCCACCTTCGCTGGCTCCTACGCCATCCTTTACCTCGCCAACTACGTCGCAGACAACAGGCGGACATACACCATGCAGCTGGTGGGGCAGAACTCGTTGAGGGACATCAGAAGAGACGCTTTCGACCACCTTCAGCGCCTCTCCCAGTCGTACTTCTCGACCAGGGAGACCGGGCGGATCATGTCGTACATAATGAACGACGTCGACGCCGTGGAAGACTTCGTGACCTTCCAGCTCCCTCAGGTCCTGTCCGGTTTCCTAACCATAATCTCCATCGTGCTCATCATGCTTTTCTTCAACCTGGAGCTGAGCCTAGTGTCGTTCGTCGTCATCCCGATACTGGTAGCAGTCACCTTTGTCTTCCAAGGGAAGATCACCCGTAACTTCGTAGAGACCAGGAAGAAGATAGCCATGGTGACGGCCAAGCTCCAGGAGGGGATAAGCGGGGTCAGGGTGACCCAGGCTTTCGTCAGCGAGGGGAGGGTCTCGGAGAACTTCGACGCCGTGAACAACGAGAACATGTTAGCCAACCTGAGGGCGAACAAGTACACGTCGGCGTTCAACTCTGTGGTCCAGGTGATCGAGGCCCTGGGGCTTGCCCTCGTCATCTGGTTCGGGGGGACCGAGGTGCTCGCGGGGCACATGCTGGTGGGGACGCTGGTGACGTTCATGCTCTACGTCAACGCGTTCTTCAACCCGATAATCCAGCTCACGACGTTCTACAACTCATTCCAGTCTGCGGTCACGGGGCTGGACAGGGTCACACAGCTCGTAAACGCCGAGATACAGGTAAAGGAACCCGAAACGCCCCTCACCCTCGACGGAGGGGTCGGGTGGGGAGTGGAACTGAAGGAGGTCACCTTCGGGTACTCAGACGACCTCCCCGTCCTGAGAGGGGTCAGCCTGAAAGTTGAGCCCGGGGAAGTGGTGGCGGTGGTGGGGGCCACCGGCGCGGGGAAGTCCAGCATCGTCAACCTGGTCGAGAGGTTCTACGACCCGCAGCGGGGAGAGGTACTGGTGGGGGGGAAAGACGTGAGGCGCCTCCGGTTCGCTGATTTCAGGTCCAGGATAAGCGCGGTCCCTCAGGACCCGTTCCTCTTCGAGTCGACCGTCGCCGACAACATCAGGTACGGGAAGCCCGGAGCATCCCTCGAGCAGGTCAGATTTGTGTCGAAGTCGCTGGGGGTGGACGAGTTCGTCGCGTCTCTACCGGACGGTTACGACACCATGGTGGCAGAAGGAGCCACCAACCTGTCGATGGGCCAGAAGCAGCTCATCTGCTTCGCCAGGGCGCTCCTGCCGGACCCCAAGATACTCATCCTGGATGAGGCGACCTCCGGGATCGACCCGTTTACCGAGCTGAGGGTCCAGCGCGCCCTCGCGTCCATGGTGAGGGGGAGGACCACGATGATAATCGCCCACAGGCTCTCCACCATAAGGCTGGCCGACAGGATAGTCGTCCTGGACTCCGGGCGGGTGGTCGAAGAGGGGACGTTCGAGCAGCTGATGTCCAGGCCGGACGGGACGTTCGCGAAGATGTATGCACTGCAGACGCAGCAGGGCTGA
- a CDS encoding cytochrome bc complex cytochrome b subunit, protein MSEKEGMLQRVAGWFDSRLGLSYPLLRPVPKYALNPFYWLGALTVVAFVIQGVTGIIMMLYYVPSPTQAYSSTQYIFQSVYNGRFLETIHLYTAYAMIMLAFMHMMRGYFVSIQKRPREVMWIVGMLMGFVTLGFGFTGYLLPWTVVSKSATDVGVGMVSALPQPLSSLITFLIVGNGGDGAELLRFFDMHVVLLPAVLLILLVVKMYMLETHGVGEPTSGATEEQKSKTVPIFPDVTMYLFELSLLFGAGMLLVSALFPLTLPPEYSPAAASQYIPQPDWYFLWVYQVLKIKVFEGTTGLAAALTVVTIIFAVLVLLPFIDRGKSRQTSRRPVYTTLGAVFVAEVLVLSYWGLVTPGEIIPIEQAALVIGGTALLVTLGSFVIYRLMYSRARNRLPLGPANEVPRSELKTGLAFAGLVAAGAFAMAWLLNGAVGAFLSGWTAGDAVSLLASSVLLTLDVLGSVFLIYRLDLRTGSVKRRVRFLEVGWKER, encoded by the coding sequence ATGTCTGAGAAAGAGGGGATGCTCCAGCGCGTCGCGGGATGGTTCGATTCACGCCTGGGGCTGAGCTATCCTCTCCTCCGCCCGGTCCCGAAGTACGCCCTCAATCCATTCTACTGGCTGGGAGCCCTGACGGTGGTGGCCTTCGTCATACAAGGGGTCACCGGGATAATAATGATGCTCTACTACGTCCCGAGCCCCACCCAGGCCTATTCGTCGACCCAGTACATCTTCCAGAGCGTCTACAACGGGAGGTTCCTGGAGACGATACACCTCTACACCGCCTACGCCATGATCATGCTGGCGTTCATGCACATGATGCGCGGGTATTTCGTCTCCATCCAGAAGAGGCCAAGGGAGGTAATGTGGATAGTGGGGATGCTCATGGGGTTCGTCACCCTAGGGTTCGGGTTCACCGGGTACCTTCTCCCCTGGACCGTGGTCTCGAAGTCGGCGACGGACGTCGGCGTCGGCATGGTGAGCGCCCTCCCTCAGCCTCTCTCTTCGCTCATCACCTTCCTGATAGTGGGGAACGGCGGCGACGGAGCGGAGCTGCTGAGGTTCTTCGACATGCACGTGGTCCTCCTCCCCGCGGTCCTCCTCATCCTGCTGGTCGTGAAGATGTACATGCTCGAGACTCACGGGGTCGGCGAACCGACCTCGGGGGCGACCGAGGAGCAGAAGTCGAAGACGGTCCCCATCTTCCCCGACGTCACGATGTACCTCTTCGAGCTTTCTCTCCTCTTCGGGGCCGGGATGCTCCTGGTTTCGGCCCTCTTCCCGCTCACGCTCCCTCCCGAGTACTCGCCCGCCGCAGCATCGCAGTACATCCCGCAGCCAGACTGGTATTTCCTCTGGGTCTATCAGGTGCTCAAGATCAAGGTCTTCGAAGGAACCACCGGGCTGGCGGCGGCGCTCACGGTCGTCACCATCATCTTCGCCGTGCTCGTGCTCCTGCCTTTCATAGACAGAGGAAAGAGCCGCCAGACGTCCAGGCGGCCTGTTTATACCACCCTGGGCGCCGTGTTTGTGGCCGAGGTGTTGGTCCTGTCCTACTGGGGGCTCGTGACCCCCGGCGAGATAATCCCCATCGAACAGGCGGCGCTCGTGATAGGCGGGACTGCTCTATTAGTCACGCTCGGTTCCTTCGTGATCTATAGGCTCATGTACTCGCGTGCGAGGAACCGCCTCCCCTTGGGGCCGGCGAATGAGGTGCCCCGCTCCGAGCTGAAGACAGGCCTTGCGTTCGCAGGGCTTGTGGCGGCGGGCGCCTTTGCGATGGCATGGCTCCTCAATGGGGCCGTCGGGGCGTTCCTGTCCGGTTGGACGGCGGGGGATGCAGTGTCCCTGCTGGCCTCGTCCGTATTGCTGACGCTCGACGTCCTCGGGAGCGTCTTCCTGATCTATAGGCTCGACCTTAGGACCGGGAGCGTGAAGAGGAGGGTCAGGTTCCTCGAGGTAGGGTGGAAGGAAAGATGA
- a CDS encoding Rieske 2Fe-2S domain-containing protein — protein MSDQESGEKDGSRREFLKAAAAVSGVLAVTGIASVMKAVIIPAVPAQTQTTGGGFPRVKVSSVSALSTNVAVLFNYPLDNEPNVLVKVGEKAERGVGPDGDIVAFSQVCQHLGCIWGYVASGTSPKVDPSYVATAPVAYCPCHGSVYDLTEEAKVVSGPTPRPVPQVQLEVDGSGDIYAVGMWPPTIFNHNTGSNDVNYDLQGGTPVASS, from the coding sequence ATGTCGGACCAAGAGTCCGGGGAGAAGGACGGGTCCAGGCGCGAGTTCCTGAAGGCGGCCGCGGCCGTATCAGGGGTCCTCGCCGTGACCGGGATCGCCTCGGTGATGAAGGCGGTCATCATACCGGCCGTCCCCGCGCAGACCCAGACCACTGGCGGCGGCTTCCCCAGGGTAAAGGTCTCGAGCGTCAGCGCGCTTTCGACCAACGTGGCCGTCCTCTTCAACTACCCGCTCGACAACGAACCGAACGTACTCGTCAAGGTGGGCGAAAAGGCCGAGAGAGGGGTTGGGCCTGACGGAGACATAGTCGCTTTCAGCCAGGTCTGCCAGCACCTCGGGTGCATCTGGGGGTATGTCGCCTCGGGGACCTCCCCCAAGGTCGACCCGTCCTATGTAGCGACAGCCCCGGTAGCCTACTGCCCCTGCCACGGCAGCGTCTATGATCTGACCGAAGAGGCAAAGGTGGTAAGCGGGCCGACGCCGAGGCCCGTCCCTCAGGTCCAGCTGGAGGTGGACGGCTCTGGGGACATCTACGCGGTGGGGATGTGGCCGCCGACCATATTCAACCACAACACAGGGTCGAACGACGTGAACTACGACCTGCAGGGGGGGACCCCTGTGGCTTCCTCGTAG